In the genome of Patescibacteria group bacterium, the window GAAAGCTGTTGGATGTGGAAGAGGGTTATCAATTAAAAGAAGGTGTTTGCGCGGATAAAAGAGATGGAGAAGACTGCGGTAGATAATAGCGTTTGTCTTAATAATTATTGTGTTACTGAGTGTGAGTATCAGAAGAGAGAAGAGGGTTGGGGATGTGATACGTTAGAAAATTGTAGCGTTCCCTCTATTGATGGAGGTTGTGAGATCGTGTCTTATTGTGAGACGGGTCTATGCCCGGGCGGACAAGATAATGTCTGTTGCATAAAGACTATTTGTTGTACGTGTGGATGTACGCCTCCATATCATAAACAATTTCTTACTACTGCGGCGGGGTGCCGTTCGGAATGTATTGACAAGCTTCAGACTTGTGCGAGCTTTGGCGCTCCAGGCACATGTCCTTAGCATAGATCTCCCCCCGCTGGCTCCATGTTCCACATGGAGCCGCTATGCGGTTTTACACAAGCCTTGTTTTTTGTCTTACATTGCCGTTGCGAAACAACACATCGGCTCTTAGTAGAACCAAGAGCCAGCGGTTCAGCAGTGACTTTTTAAAATACAAAGAGCCTCATGGTATTGTATGCCGAGGCTCTTTTTTGATTTTAGTCTTATTTTTGAGTCGTGATATGTGCATCGTGAGTCGTGACGATCACCATCCGTTCCCATCCCGCTAAATCTTTTTTTGTCTCCACCCTGCTTTTCGGCAGGTATTTTTTTATTAATTTTTTGATTGCTTGAGATTGCGAGGGGTTGATTTCGAATAAACAATTTAAAGTTTGTATCTTGAAATTTGAAATTTGTATCTCTTTTGCATCCTTGTTTCTTGTTTCTTGTTTCTTGCATTGACTAGCTTGTCTCAAAAGTCGTTTATAATATTCCAACCCATCCTTCCCACCAACCAACGCTTTCCGCGGTTCGTATTTAATATCGCCTTTAATTTGCGAGGGCTTGAGATAGGGGAGATTGGCTGCGATTATTGTTGGTTTAATTCTTTTTTTAAAAATTGGCTCAAGCAGGTCGCCTTGGAGAAATTTGATTTTGACCTTGTGTTTTTGGGAGTTTTTGCGAGCGACAGTCAGGGCGTCTTTTGAAATATCTGTGGCATACACATTTACCCTGAAGGCGGGCAAGCGTTTGCCCGCCTTCATCCGTGTTAAATTTTTGGCAATCGCAACGGCAATGCACCCCGACCCGGTTCCCACATCAACGATTTGCAGGGGTTGATTGCAATCAACCCCTATGTTGTGCGTTACGCGTTTCAATGTCTCCTCCACCAGCATCTCCGTCTCCGGCCGCGGAATCAACACCCTCTCATCCACATAAAAATCCAAGCCGTAAAAAGAGTTATTTTTGGTTAAATAGGCCACTGGTTCCCCTTTAGCGCGGCGGTTTATCAGACGTTTATACTTTGATAATTGATAATTGATAATTAATAATTGGGGATTTGCAAAAATCCACTCTTTTGACTTTTTCAGAGTATATGA includes:
- the prmC gene encoding peptide chain release factor N(5)-glutamine methyltransferase is translated as MTIYKALAWGKQKLAQKSTSAELDAEVLLSYTLKKSKEWIFANPQLLIINYQLSKYKRLINRRAKGEPVAYLTKNNSFYGLDFYVDERVLIPRPETEMLVEETLKRVTHNIGVDCNQPLQIVDVGTGSGCIAVAIAKNLTRMKAGKRLPAFRVNVYATDISKDALTVARKNSQKHKVKIKFLQGDLLEPIFKKRIKPTIIAANLPYLKPSQIKGDIKYEPRKALVGGKDGLEYYKRLLRQASQCKKQETRNKDAKEIQISNFKIQTLNCLFEINPSQSQAIKKLIKKYLPKSRVETKKDLAGWERMVIVTTHDAHITTQK